One window of the Rosa rugosa chromosome 3, drRosRugo1.1, whole genome shotgun sequence genome contains the following:
- the LOC133738057 gene encoding heat stress transcription factor A-7a-like, with translation MNYLYPVKEEYPGGSGSSQWSGDPPMMVAPPQPMEGLNDTGPPPFLNKTYDMVDDPSTNRIVSWSRGGSSFVVWDPHSFVMNLLPRYFKHNNFSSFVRQLNTYGFRKVDPDRWEFANEGFLRGQKHLLKNIRRRKTPSQPIPAHQALGPCVEVGRFGLDGEIDRLRRDKQVLMMELVKLRQQQQSTRACLQAMEQRLKGTEMKQQQMMAFLARALQNPAFLQQLVQHKEKRKELEEAVTKKRRRPIDQGPSGFGGGETNQRGKGINPVKAEPLEFGDGEYEMSELEALAMEMQGFHKARKEPEEESEPLEIGDKELDEGFWDELFSERFEGDLSIPCAEIGDDEDVIILADRLGYLGSSPN, from the exons ATGAATTACTTGTACCCAGTGAAGGAAGAGTACCCGGGCGGGTCGGGTTCGTCGCAGTGGAGCGGGGATCCTCCGATGATGGTGGCTCCACCGCAGCCGATGGAGGGGCTGAATGACACCGGGCCTCCTCCTTTTCTGAACAAGACTTATGACATGGTGGATGACCCGAGTACTAATCGGATAGTCTCGTGGAGCAGAGGAGGGAGCAGCTTTGTGGTTTGGGACCCTCATTCGTTTGTGATGAACCTCCTGCCTAGATACTTCAAGCACAATAATTTCTCCAGCTTTGTCAGGCAGCTTAACACTTAC GGCTTTAGAAAGGTTGATCCGGATAGGTGGGAGTTTGCCAATGAAGGATTTTTACGGGGTCAGAAGCATCTCCTAAAGAACATTAGGAGAAGGAAGACACCTTCTCAGCCTATTCCAGCACACCAAGCCCTAGGCCCTTGTGTGGAAGTAGGCCGGTTTGGGCTAGATGGAGAAATTGATCGTTTGCGACGTGACAAGCAGGTTCTCATGATGGAGTTGGTGAAGCTTAGACAGCAGCAGCAGAGTACTAGAGCTTGCCTTCAAGCCATGGAACAAAGGCTAAAAGGGACAGAAATGAAGCAGCAACAAATGATGGCTTTCTTGGCCAGGGCACTGCAGAACCCGGCTTTCCTGCAGCAGCTAGTCCAACATAAGGAGAAACGGAAGGAGCTTGAAGAAGCCGTGACTAAGAAAAGGAGAAGGCCGATTGATCAAGGCCCTAGTGGCTTTGGTGGTGGTGAAACTAACCAAAGGGGCAAAGGAATTAACCCTGTTAAAGCTGAGCCTCTTGAATTTGGAGATGGCGAGTACGAAATGTCGGAGCTAGAAGCGCTTGCAATGGAAATGCAAGGATTTCATAAGGCAAGAAAGGAACCAGAGGAAGAGTCAGAGCCCCTGGAAATTGGGGATAAAGAGCttgatgaaggattttgggatgAACTATTTAGCGAGAGGTTTGAGGGGGACTTAAGCATACCATGTGCTGAAATAGGTGATGACGAAGATGTCATTATCTTGGCTGATCGCTTAGGTTACTTAGGTTCAAGCCCAAATTAG